A section of the Hirschia baltica ATCC 49814 genome encodes:
- a CDS encoding Rrf2 family transcriptional regulator, translated as MKLGSRGRYAVMALVDLASNDMDGPVSLSDIAERQKISLSYLEQLFAKLRKANIVKSVRGPGGGYLLLNDASKTMVSQIIVAVDEPIQTTRCGEMGGKPCTGRLERCATHDLWRELRLHIIQFLSGVSISDVLSGNVKGMSGVLERL; from the coding sequence ATGAAATTGGGTTCTAGAGGTCGGTACGCTGTTATGGCGTTGGTGGATCTTGCGTCAAACGATATGGACGGTCCGGTTTCTCTTTCCGATATCGCTGAACGACAGAAGATTTCACTCTCATATCTGGAACAATTGTTTGCCAAACTGAGAAAAGCAAACATCGTGAAAAGTGTACGTGGGCCGGGCGGTGGTTATTTGTTGTTAAATGACGCCTCAAAAACCATGGTAAGTCAGATTATCGTCGCCGTTGATGAACCAATTCAGACGACACGTTGCGGTGAAATGGGAGGGAAACCATGTACCGGGCGGTTGGAAAGATGTGCCACACATGACCTTTGGCGTGAGCTGCGTCTTCACATAATTCAATTTCTGTCTGGTGTGTCTATCAGTGATGTTTTGTCGGGTAATGTTAAAGGCATGTCCGGCGTTTTGGAAAGATTATAG
- a CDS encoding alpha/beta hydrolase — translation MPEVIIPGPAGRIEARYEESEIPGAPIALILHPHPKAGGTMQDPVVITLYEMFAKRGFSTLRFNFRGVGRSQGSFDAGPAELSDAAYILDYLESINDSARACWVSGYSFGAYICLQLLMRRPEIDGFIAVSPPANHYDLAFLAPCPASGIIIAGDKDGVAAPSDIERSLTKVRVQKGEEIERAIVPGANHFYQDKLEELEATAAEYLDRRLAAANPSTLPSIEELEDEIDDFDEEE, via the coding sequence ATGCCAGAAGTCATTATCCCTGGTCCTGCCGGTCGCATTGAAGCCCGTTACGAAGAATCCGAGATCCCCGGCGCTCCTATTGCCCTTATCTTGCACCCTCACCCAAAAGCGGGAGGAACTATGCAAGACCCTGTTGTTATTACGCTTTATGAAATGTTCGCTAAGCGTGGATTTTCTACATTACGTTTCAATTTCCGTGGTGTTGGTCGCTCTCAGGGGTCATTTGATGCAGGTCCAGCAGAGCTGTCTGATGCGGCATACATTCTTGACTATCTCGAATCAATAAATGACAGCGCCCGCGCTTGTTGGGTTTCGGGTTATTCATTTGGTGCGTATATTTGTCTTCAACTTTTGATGCGCCGCCCTGAAATCGATGGTTTCATCGCCGTATCACCACCAGCAAACCATTATGATCTCGCATTCCTTGCGCCTTGTCCGGCATCAGGAATAATCATAGCTGGCGATAAAGACGGTGTCGCAGCCCCTTCTGATATTGAGCGCTCACTCACAAAAGTGCGTGTCCAAAAAGGTGAAGAGATTGAACGCGCCATCGTTCCCGGCGCAAACCATTTTTATCAAGACAAACTTGAAGAGCTTGAAGCGACAGCGGCTGAATACCTCGACCGCCGTCTCGCCGCTGCAAACCCAAGTACACTCCCATCAATCGAAGAACTCGAAGACGAGATCGACGATTTTGATGAAGAAGAATAA